A stretch of DNA from Acidimicrobiales bacterium:
CGGCGCGTCCGTCTGGTCGGCCCGGGACTGCTCGCTGCCGTGGTCTACGCGGGTCTGGCGCTGGCGGCCGACTGGCCGATCTGGCCGGGCGATCCGTCGGCGCTGCCGACCCAGCCGGGCGGGGACATCACCCAGACGGTCTGGTTCCTCGCCTGGACGCCCTTCGCCCTGCTGCACGGCCACAACCTGTTCGCGACGAACTGGCTGAACGCCCCGGTCGGGGTCGACCTCGCCCAGAACACGGGGATACCGCTGCTCGGCCTGCTCGGCGCCCCCCTCACCGTGGCCGTGAGCCCCGTCGCCACCTTGAACCTGCTGCGGTTCCTCGCCTTCCCGCTGTCGGCCGGCTCCGCCTACCTCGTGTTCCGCCGCTGGGGCTGCTCGGCTGCTCCGGCCTTCCTCGGCGGCCTGCTCTACGGCTTCTCCCCCTACATGGTCACCCAGGGATCGGTCCACCTCGACCTCATCTTCGTCCCGATCCCGCCGCTGCTCCTCTACGCGTCCTACGAGCTCGTGGCGGGCGAGCGGGGGAGCGCCGTCGGCTGGGGGCTCTCGCTCGGGGCGCTCGCCACGGCGCAGTTCTTCATCTCGGCCGAGGTCCTGGCCACGACGACGCTGCTCGTCGCGATCGGGACCGTCTACCTGCTGGTCCTCCGGCCGGCGGCGGCCCCCCGGCGCTGGCGGCGCGTCGCGACCGGGCTCGCGTGCGCGGCGGGCGTCGCGGCGCCGCTCGTCGCCTACCCGATCTGGATGATGTTCCACGGCCCGGCGCACTACGTCGGCCCGGCGCAGGGCTACTCGAACGTCTACAACGCCGACCTGCTCGGCCCCATCCTGCCGACGAAGGCCCAGCTCGTCGCGCCCGTGCGGCTCGCCAGGCTCGGCACGTCCCTCGTCGGCGGACCGCTCAACGTGGACGAGAACGGGAGCTACCTCGGCCTGCCGCTCCTCGTCAGCGCCGCCTGGCTCGTCGTCCGCCTCCGCCGTCGGCGCTGGCTCCCCTTCCTCGCCCTGATGGCGGCCACGGCCTTCGTCCTCTCCCTTGGGCCGAGCCTCCACGTCGACCGGCGGGCCGAGCGCCTGCCGGTGGGCCTGCCGTGGCGCGCGCTCGGCCGCCTGCCGGTGCTCTCGAACGTGCTGCCCGTCCGTTTCTCGCTCTACGTCGCCTTCTTCGTCGCGGCCATCGTCGCCCTCGGCGTCGAGGCGCTGCGCGCCGAGGGCGCGCTCGGCTGGCGCGAGGCGACGGGGCGCCCACGCGCCCGTCGCGCCGCGACGGGCGTCGTCGCCGCGCTCGCGGCGTGCGCGACGTGCGCGTCGCTCGTCCCGCGCTGGCCGTACCGGACGGTCCGTCTGGCGCCGAACGACGCCGTCGGACCGGCGGCGTGGCGCGTCCTGCGGCCGGGCACGGCCGTCCTCGCCTACCCCTACCCGACGGCGTTCCGCGACAACGCGATGCTCTGGCAGGCGCTGTCGGGCATGCGCTTTCGGCTCCTCGGCGGCTACGCCCTCGTGCCGGACCGCCACGGGCGCGCCTGGCTCCTCCCGTCGGTCCTCGCGCCCGAGCGTGTCGAGGCGATGTTCATCGACTCGATGCTGCCCTTCGCCGCCCCGGGCTTCCCGGCGGCGCGCGTGCCGTCCGCGATCACCCCGTCGCTCGTGGCCGAGCTGCGGCGGTTCCTTCGCGACCAGCGCGTCGGCGCCGTCGTCGTCCAGGTCGGCCCGCGCGACTGGTCCGGCATCGCCGCCTGGGTGGGCGCCGCGCTCGGGCCGCCGACGGCGGCCTTCGCGCGCGCCGAGGTCTGGACCGACGTCGGGCGACTGGCCGGAGCCGGGCGCCGTGCGCCGCCGCGCCCGCGCCTCGCGCTCGCCGGCGGCGCGCCGTCGGGTGGGGCACGCGCCTACCGTTAGGTCTGCGGGCACCGAGGGCGGTGCCCGTCGAGGACGGAGCGGCATGACGACGGGAGGCAGCGAGGCTCGAGCCGCCGTCGAGGCGGTGGCGCGCCTGCGCGAGAGCTTCGCGGCCGGCATCACGCGGCCGCTCGGCTGGCGGCGCGCGCAGCTCGCCGCCCTCGAGCGGCTCCTCGCCGAGCAGGCAGGGGCGATCGAGGCGGCGGTGGGCGCCGACCTCGGCCGGCCGTCGATCGAGGCCTTCCTCGCCGACGTCGCGTCGGTGCGCCGGGAGCTCGCCGCCCTGCAGGCCGGCCTCGGGCGCTGGGCGCGACCCGAGCGCGTCCGGGTCCCGCTCGCCCTGTTCGGGGCGCGTGCCTGCGTGCGGCGCGAGCCCCTCGGCGTCGTGCTCGTCGTCGCGCCGTGGAACTACCCGGTCAACCTCGTGCTCGCGCCGCTCGCCGCCGCGCTCGCGGCGGGCAACTGCGTCCTGGCGAGCCCCTCGGAGCACGCGCCGGCGTGCTCGTCGCTCCTCGCCGAGCTGCTCCCCCGCTACCTCGACGAGCGCTGCGTGGCGGTCGTCGAGGGCGGCGGGGAGGTGACCCAGGCGGCCATCGCGGCGCGCGTCGACCACGTCTTCTTCACGGGCAGCGCGACGATCGCCCGCTCGGTGATGGCGGCCGCGGCCGCCACCCTCACGCCGGTGACCCTCGAGCTCGGCGGCAAGAGCCCGGCCCTCGTCTGGCACGACGCCGAGGTGCGGGCCGCGGCGCGCCGCATCGCCTGGGGACGGTTCTTCAACGCCGGCCAGACCTGCCTCGCCCCGGACTACGTCCTCGTCCACCGCTCGGTCGCCGGCGAGCTCGTCGAGGCCCTCGCGCAGGAGGTGGCGCGCTTCTACGGGCCGGACCCCGCGGCCAGCCCCGACCTCGCCCGTATCGTCGACGACCGCCACGTCGAGCGGCTCGCCGCCCTGCTGCGCGACCACGGCGGCACCGTCGTGACCGGCGGCAGCGTCGATCGCGCCCGTCGGTACGTGGCGCCGACGATCCTGCTCGGGGTCGACCTCGACGCCCCGGTGATGCGCGAGGAGATCTTCGGGCCGATCCTGCCGGTCGTCCCGGTCGCCGACCTCGAGGAGGCGCTCTCGATCATCGACGACCGCCCGACCCCCCTCGGCGTGTACGTCTTCGCGCGGGACCGCGCCCTCCTCGAGACGGTGCTCGAGCGGACGCGCTCGGGCGCGTTCGTCGTCAACTCCGTGCTCGAGCACTTCGCCGTGCCGGGCCTGCCCTTCGGGGGCCTCGGCGAGAGCGGCACCGGCGCCTACCACGGGCGGTGGGGCTTCGAGACGTTCTCGCACCGGCGGGCCGTGCTGCGGCGCCGATCCGCCCGCGACCTGCCCGTCGTCTACCCCCCCTACCGGCGCGCCCGCGCCGCCCTACTGCGCCGCTTCGCCTGAGCGCGTCCTCGCTCGCGCGGCCGTCGTCGCGTGCACCGGCGTGGCGCGAGCGCCGCAGGACGGCGAGCGCGCCGCTACTGGTAGCTCGCCTGCTCGGGCACGAAGGAGATGACGACGCGCTCGTCGCCCGGCTGGTCGAAGGGGTAGGCGTCCTCGCCGAGGTACTTCCTCGCCATGGCGTCGATGAAGGCGTTGCCCGGGTCGTCCGAGATCGTGGCGCGGCCTCGCAGCTCGAGGTAGCGGTAGGGGTTCGCCGGGTCCACGATCGACACGGCGACGGCGGGGTTGCGCCGCACGTTGCGGTACTTCTGGCGACGCGTCGTGGTCGAGAAGGCGACGCGCCGACCGTCCCAGTCGAACCAGACGGGGGTCGAGTGCGGCTCGCCGGACGGTCCGACCGTCGCGAGGTGGGCGATGACGGTCGCCCCGAGGAGGTCGGCGTGGCTGTCGGGGACGACGGCGTCGCTCGGCTCGGGCACGTTCCACCTCCTCTCGCGCTCGGACCGCGAGGCTAGCGGCGGCACGGTGCCGATGGCCGTCCGGGCGCGCGCCTGGGTAGCGTCGGCGGGTGCGCGTCGCGAGCTCCGAGGCCGCCTCGAGCGGGTCAGGCGTCGACCTCGACCGCTACGGTGCGCCGGAGCTTCGCGCCCGCGCCGGCGCGAAGTGGTCCTCCGTCGGCCCGGACGGCCTCGCGGCGGGCCTCGCGGACA
This window harbors:
- a CDS encoding aldehyde dehydrogenase family protein: MTTGGSEARAAVEAVARLRESFAAGITRPLGWRRAQLAALERLLAEQAGAIEAAVGADLGRPSIEAFLADVASVRRELAALQAGLGRWARPERVRVPLALFGARACVRREPLGVVLVVAPWNYPVNLVLAPLAAALAAGNCVLASPSEHAPACSSLLAELLPRYLDERCVAVVEGGGEVTQAAIAARVDHVFFTGSATIARSVMAAAAATLTPVTLELGGKSPALVWHDAEVRAAARRIAWGRFFNAGQTCLAPDYVLVHRSVAGELVEALAQEVARFYGPDPAASPDLARIVDDRHVERLAALLRDHGGTVVTGGSVDRARRYVAPTILLGVDLDAPVMREEIFGPILPVVPVADLEEALSIIDDRPTPLGVYVFARDRALLETVLERTRSGAFVVNSVLEHFAVPGLPFGGLGESGTGAYHGRWGFETFSHRRAVLRRRSARDLPVVYPPYRRARAALLRRFA
- a CDS encoding PPOX class F420-dependent oxidoreductase; its protein translation is MPEPSDAVVPDSHADLLGATVIAHLATVGPSGEPHSTPVWFDWDGRRVAFSTTTRRQKYRNVRRNPAVAVSIVDPANPYRYLELRGRATISDDPGNAFIDAMARKYLGEDAYPFDQPGDERVVISFVPEQASYQ